The following proteins are co-located in the Candidatus Planktophila lacus genome:
- a CDS encoding ABC transporter ATP-binding protein, whose translation MPQLAISVSDLSKKYDSGFAVSHTNFEVPAGTICGFVGPNGAGKTTTIRMLLGLISPSGGTGRILGEPITSPEKYLSQVGAMIEGPAFYPALSGAENLKVLATLGGFPLERVDQLLAQVGLADRGKSKYKTYSLGMKQRLGIAAALLPNPKLLILDEPTNGLDPEGIQEIRQLLRSLADGGTTVFVSSHLLSELEIISEYLVMLRKGEVVFAGAMQDLFDAQQPFMLVKTEKLSDLEKIISLAEGAGHKAHIRDGVAHIEGPAEWAGVLNKLAFEAGILLTQLSPQLPNLEETFFEMTGDQK comes from the coding sequence ATGCCTCAATTAGCGATATCCGTTAGCGATTTAAGTAAGAAATATGACTCTGGCTTTGCCGTTTCACATACCAATTTTGAGGTGCCAGCCGGAACGATCTGCGGATTTGTTGGCCCAAATGGCGCTGGTAAGACAACGACGATCCGCATGTTGCTCGGACTTATCTCACCTAGCGGTGGCACGGGGCGCATCTTGGGTGAGCCGATTACATCTCCAGAGAAATATCTCTCTCAAGTAGGGGCGATGATCGAAGGCCCTGCTTTCTATCCAGCTCTATCTGGCGCTGAGAATCTAAAAGTTCTAGCAACCCTTGGAGGCTTTCCCCTTGAACGTGTAGATCAATTACTCGCACAAGTTGGGCTCGCTGATCGCGGAAAATCAAAGTACAAAACTTACTCACTTGGTATGAAACAGCGCTTGGGTATCGCAGCTGCACTTCTGCCAAATCCAAAGCTTTTGATTTTAGATGAACCAACTAATGGATTAGATCCTGAAGGAATTCAAGAGATTCGCCAACTTCTTCGTTCGCTGGCAGATGGCGGTACAACAGTATTTGTTTCATCACATTTACTTTCAGAGTTAGAAATCATTAGCGAGTATTTGGTTATGTTGCGAAAGGGAGAAGTAGTTTTTGCAGGCGCAATGCAAGACCTTTTCGATGCGCAGCAACCATTTATGCTGGTTAAGACTGAAAAGTTAAGCGATTTAGAAAAAATTATTTCTCTTGCCGAAGGCGCTGGGCATAAAGCACATATTCGCGATGGAGTTGCACATATTGAAGGACCTGCAGAATGGGCGGGAGTTCTAAATAAGTTGGCGTTTGAGGCCGGAATATTACTTACCCAGCTTTCACCGCAACTACCTAACCTCGAAGAAACTTTCTTTGAAATGACAGGAGATCAGAAATGA
- the tilS gene encoding tRNA lysidine(34) synthetase TilS, with protein MTSALVDLRNAVRPFLENLTAGDCALVAVSGGADSLALAYALIKEAPALAITLIGVTVDHQLQSSSADQAKKVQSALKVMGYQEVLIEKVDVVEKSGLEADARAARYAALDSAAHAYGASQIFLGHTRDDQAETVLLGLARGSGTRSLSGMAVVHGKYARPLLSLTREQTVAACTEADLTPWNDPHNENEKFTRVKVRNKVLPIMESEIGPGIAAALSRSAAILRDDADALDEMAQAVISRVDLKDLDCAALAELPRAIRSRILRAAIYAAGAPSGSISADHLAAVEALVTSWRGQGEASLPGGVKVARISGRLSLLARPN; from the coding sequence ATGACCAGTGCGCTCGTTGACCTACGAAACGCTGTCCGACCATTCTTAGAAAACTTAACCGCTGGTGATTGTGCGCTAGTTGCGGTATCCGGTGGTGCAGATTCACTTGCGCTTGCTTATGCCCTTATTAAAGAAGCGCCGGCTTTAGCGATTACCTTAATTGGCGTAACCGTTGACCATCAATTACAAAGCAGTTCGGCAGATCAAGCTAAGAAAGTACAAAGCGCTTTAAAAGTTATGGGCTATCAAGAAGTTTTAATTGAAAAAGTAGATGTCGTCGAAAAATCCGGATTAGAAGCCGATGCGCGCGCTGCACGATATGCCGCTCTTGATTCTGCTGCCCATGCATACGGTGCTTCACAAATTTTCTTGGGGCATACTCGTGATGATCAAGCCGAAACAGTTTTACTCGGGTTAGCCCGCGGTTCTGGCACACGTTCACTTTCCGGAATGGCAGTTGTTCATGGAAAGTACGCGCGACCGCTTTTAAGCCTTACTCGTGAGCAAACAGTTGCTGCATGCACCGAAGCAGATCTGACACCCTGGAACGATCCACATAACGAAAATGAAAAGTTCACGCGCGTTAAAGTGCGCAATAAAGTTTTGCCAATTATGGAATCAGAGATCGGTCCGGGCATCGCAGCAGCGCTTTCCCGCAGTGCAGCGATCTTGCGCGATGATGCTGATGCTTTAGATGAGATGGCGCAGGCAGTTATCTCTAGAGTTGACCTCAAAGATCTAGATTGCGCAGCACTTGCCGAACTTCCCAGAGCGATCCGTTCTCGGATTTTGAGGGCTGCGATCTATGCAGCAGGGGCTCCCAGCGGCTCAATAAGCGCAGATCACCTCGCTGCCGTTGAGGCGCTGGTCACTTCTTGGCGCGGACAAGGGGAGGCGAGCCTGCCGGGTGGTGTGAAGGTTGCCCGGATTTCGGGCAGACTTTCGCTCTTGGCCCGTCCAAATTGA
- the hpt gene encoding hypoxanthine phosphoribosyltransferase: MDLAAVGTDVERVIVTEDQLREKVAELAARVDADYKDRDLLLVGVLKGAIMAMADLTRAMQRHIEMDWMAVSSYGSGTKSSGVVRILKDLDRDITGRNILIVEDIVDSGLTLSWLRANLMSRGAASVEILAILRKPEAAKVEVDCKYVGFDIPKDFVVGYGLDFDEKYRNLSFIGVLAKHMYS; encoded by the coding sequence GTGGATCTAGCTGCAGTCGGCACAGATGTAGAACGCGTAATCGTTACTGAAGATCAACTTCGTGAAAAAGTTGCAGAACTTGCAGCGCGCGTTGATGCAGATTACAAGGACCGCGACTTACTTCTTGTAGGTGTTCTTAAAGGTGCGATCATGGCGATGGCAGATCTGACTCGCGCGATGCAACGCCATATTGAAATGGATTGGATGGCGGTTTCTTCCTATGGATCTGGCACAAAGTCCAGCGGCGTTGTTCGTATCTTGAAAGATCTAGATCGCGATATCACTGGCCGCAATATCTTGATCGTTGAAGACATTGTTGATTCTGGTCTCACGCTTTCTTGGTTACGCGCAAATCTAATGTCACGTGGCGCAGCCAGTGTTGAAATTCTCGCGATTCTGCGTAAACCAGAAGCTGCAAAAGTAGAAGTTGATTGCAAATACGTTGGCTTTGATATTCCTAAAGATTTCGTAGTTGGCTACGGACTTGATTTTGACGAGAAGTATCGCAACCTCTCCTTTATCGGTGTGCTCGCAAAGCACATGTACTCGTAA
- the panC gene encoding pantoate--beta-alanine ligase: MKIVTSSTELADGCAFVPTMGALHQGHASLFKLAREKSDYVVTSIFVNPLQFEDQEELTKYPKTPDRDIDLAKESGVTHLWLPTYEEIYPAGFAKRSAGALGDLYEGASRSGHFDGVVTVVARLFQLVRPKTAIFGEKDFQQLTLIRKLITELKSDIEIVAAPTIREADGLAMSSRNVRLDEKAREQAQVLYSALNAAADSPDLSAAQAALTTVAKSAAGFTLDYAEIIDEKDFSKAIDATANKRAIIAGWLNGVRLIDNMEMKLGAVR, encoded by the coding sequence ATGAAGATAGTCACTAGTTCAACCGAACTCGCTGACGGCTGCGCATTTGTTCCGACGATGGGCGCACTTCATCAAGGCCATGCTTCACTCTTTAAATTAGCGCGTGAAAAATCAGATTATGTTGTCACAAGTATCTTTGTTAATCCGCTGCAATTTGAAGATCAAGAAGAGTTAACGAAATATCCTAAAACGCCAGATCGGGATATTGATTTAGCTAAAGAATCTGGCGTTACTCATCTCTGGTTACCTACCTACGAAGAGATTTATCCAGCAGGCTTTGCAAAGCGTTCTGCTGGCGCTTTAGGAGATCTCTATGAGGGCGCTTCTCGTTCTGGACACTTTGATGGCGTTGTGACGGTTGTTGCTAGGTTATTTCAATTGGTTAGACCAAAAACTGCGATTTTTGGTGAGAAAGATTTTCAGCAGTTAACACTTATTCGAAAGCTCATCACAGAGCTTAAATCAGATATTGAAATTGTTGCCGCACCAACAATCCGTGAAGCTGATGGACTTGCGATGTCATCTCGCAATGTGCGATTGGATGAAAAAGCGCGCGAGCAAGCACAAGTTCTCTACAGTGCACTAAATGCTGCAGCGGATTCTCCTGATTTATCAGCAGCGCAGGCAGCGTTAACCACTGTGGCAAAATCGGCAGCAGGTTTTACTCTGGATTACGCCGAGATCATCGATGAGAAAGATTTTTCAAAGGCGATAGATGCGACGGCAAATAAGCGTGCGATTATCGCCGGTTGGCTAAATGGGGTGCGTTTGATCGACAATATGGAGATGAAGTTAGGAGCTGTGCGATGA
- a CDS encoding C40 family peptidase, whose translation MLHRRKALALALIFGLALPITPAVAATPKPTLAQIEAAKKAEAAKKKAADVAAKKLAAANQTLRTLTAKANAAQALYVKAKRELAVATAAAVAAAEYARETQEAVAQAHRVIGKLAANAYIMGGSMTDIEPLLSANGPQDLIDQISTLDKLGVQNTMALDRYKAAEIVARDAKVKADAAKVVQETATAKVAGAKKVADDAKALQQKEVDKLQAIQDKLARELASAKKVRITLEQQRALALLEESLANTAANTSGQKKVWADTGFKGRSTIRTTEEQRAVAVAFAKKQVLARKPYIWGSEGPNSFDCSGLVYAAYKAAGLGWPNWDRLNSSLYAGYTKHVSLNELVPGDLLFYSYKGTISSIHHITIYAGNGMMWEANSKGKGLLYSNIYSVKGLMPFGGRV comes from the coding sequence GTGTTGCATCGCAGAAAAGCGCTAGCGCTAGCCTTGATTTTTGGGCTCGCGCTACCGATTACTCCTGCCGTCGCAGCAACTCCAAAACCAACTCTGGCGCAGATTGAGGCGGCGAAGAAAGCTGAAGCCGCGAAGAAAAAAGCCGCCGATGTAGCCGCGAAGAAATTAGCGGCAGCCAATCAAACTCTTCGAACTTTGACCGCCAAAGCAAATGCAGCGCAGGCGTTATATGTAAAGGCAAAGCGTGAACTCGCTGTAGCAACTGCTGCTGCGGTAGCCGCCGCAGAGTATGCCCGCGAGACGCAAGAAGCTGTTGCACAAGCGCACCGAGTAATTGGCAAGCTGGCAGCGAATGCTTACATAATGGGTGGATCGATGACAGATATCGAACCACTGCTTAGCGCTAATGGCCCACAAGATTTAATTGATCAGATTTCAACCTTGGATAAGTTGGGTGTGCAGAACACAATGGCGCTTGATCGCTACAAAGCTGCAGAAATTGTTGCGCGCGATGCAAAGGTAAAGGCCGATGCGGCAAAGGTTGTGCAAGAAACTGCAACTGCAAAAGTTGCGGGGGCTAAAAAAGTTGCAGATGATGCAAAAGCCCTGCAACAAAAAGAAGTAGATAAGTTGCAAGCGATTCAAGATAAGTTAGCGCGCGAACTTGCCAGCGCAAAAAAAGTGCGAATTACGCTTGAACAGCAACGTGCACTTGCACTCCTTGAAGAAAGTCTTGCTAATACAGCGGCTAATACTTCTGGCCAGAAAAAGGTTTGGGCAGATACCGGATTTAAGGGACGTTCTACAATCCGCACAACTGAAGAACAACGTGCAGTTGCGGTCGCTTTCGCAAAGAAGCAGGTTTTAGCGCGCAAGCCATATATCTGGGGTTCGGAAGGGCCAAACTCATTTGATTGTTCTGGCTTGGTTTACGCCGCTTACAAAGCGGCAGGACTCGGTTGGCCAAATTGGGATCGCTTAAACTCATCACTTTATGCGGGATATACCAAACATGTATCTTTAAATGAACTTGTTCCAGGTGATCTCTTGTTCTATTCATATAAAGGAACAATTTCATCGATCCACCACATCACTATTTATGCTGGTAACGGAATGATGTGGGAGGCCAATTCAAAGGGGAAAGGCCTGCTCTACTCGAATATCTACAGCGTAAAAGGACTTATGCCATTTGGTGGTCGGGTCTAG
- the folK gene encoding 2-amino-4-hydroxy-6-hydroxymethyldihydropteridine diphosphokinase yields MKAVIALGANIGDPKAQMDLAVAMLREATDVISVSEYFSTKPVSDIEQPDYLNAVCIVESELPAMDLLSLLHGIEKALGRQRLEIWGPRTIDLDLIQYGSLLSSADELKLPHPRAHERRFVLEPWISIDPEAILLTHGKISELLVQLP; encoded by the coding sequence ATGAAAGCGGTAATCGCGCTAGGTGCAAATATTGGAGATCCCAAAGCACAGATGGATTTAGCGGTAGCGATGTTGCGCGAGGCCACGGATGTAATCTCTGTTTCTGAGTATTTCTCCACAAAACCCGTCAGCGATATCGAGCAACCTGATTATCTAAATGCAGTCTGTATCGTTGAAAGCGAACTGCCTGCCATGGATTTACTTTCATTACTCCACGGTATCGAAAAAGCACTTGGCAGGCAGCGCCTTGAAATATGGGGACCGCGCACTATTGATTTAGATTTGATTCAATATGGATCGCTCTTGAGTTCTGCCGATGAGTTAAAACTGCCGCACCCGCGCGCACATGAAAGACGCTTCGTTCTAGAACCTTGGATCTCCATCGATCCTGAGGCGATTCTTCTTACCCATGGCAAGATTTCTGAGCTTTTGGTGCAATTGCCGTAA
- the folB gene encoding dihydroneopterin aldolase, with protein sequence MADLIRITGIKGFGYHGVFEAERANGQDFYVDVELEVDLTRASISDDVKDTINYAEVTDLVIEEITTNPVSLIEKLAGRIAERIKITFAQAARVTVTVHKPQAPVAAEVKDISVTISR encoded by the coding sequence ATGGCTGATCTAATTCGCATCACTGGAATTAAAGGCTTTGGTTATCACGGAGTCTTTGAGGCAGAACGCGCCAACGGCCAAGATTTCTATGTCGATGTAGAACTTGAAGTCGACCTAACTCGGGCAAGTATCAGCGATGATGTGAAAGACACAATTAACTACGCCGAAGTTACCGACTTGGTAATCGAAGAGATCACCACAAATCCAGTTTCACTAATTGAAAAACTGGCCGGTCGTATTGCAGAACGAATCAAGATTACATTTGCTCAAGCAGCACGAGTAACTGTCACTGTTCATAAACCACAAGCGCCAGTTGCGGCTGAAGTAAAAGACATCTCGGTCACCATCTCACGATGA
- a CDS encoding ABC transporter permease: MIGSLTRIFFAEWRKLRRPTLLLGTMGAVAFFSVLVSSLLFLLIDSPQGNGDRGVRITREMLALPSGSTQAFTSIGNLLGIIALCVFAAQTAQEYSLGTLRNLLVRQPGRIRLLIGKLASMKAFAVIMTLVGAVISIGVSYILAGSKDVSTTLWFNSDGRIEIAKTLLNVFISILGFGIIGMVLGILFRSPISSISLGVLWLLIVENIVGAVKSSTLEWLPGSQLATVAAGGTETISYTHALSLSGIYVGIALVIATVLFTKRDVAN, translated from the coding sequence ATGATCGGCAGCCTAACTAGAATCTTCTTTGCTGAATGGCGCAAATTACGACGTCCTACCTTGCTACTGGGCACTATGGGAGCAGTTGCATTCTTTAGCGTCTTGGTTTCTTCACTACTTTTCTTACTTATCGATTCACCACAAGGCAATGGCGACCGTGGGGTAAGAATTACCCGCGAAATGCTCGCGCTGCCAAGTGGTTCTACACAAGCATTTACGAGTATCGGAAACCTACTCGGAATCATCGCTCTGTGTGTATTTGCGGCTCAAACCGCTCAGGAATACTCACTCGGAACGCTGCGCAATCTTTTGGTACGTCAACCTGGCCGTATCCGCTTATTAATCGGCAAATTGGCATCGATGAAAGCCTTCGCAGTCATTATGACTTTGGTCGGAGCCGTAATTTCAATCGGTGTTTCTTACATACTGGCCGGAAGTAAAGATGTCAGCACCACGCTTTGGTTCAATAGCGATGGACGTATTGAAATAGCGAAAACTCTGCTCAATGTTTTCATCTCGATCTTAGGCTTTGGAATCATCGGCATGGTTCTGGGAATTCTCTTCCGCTCACCAATTAGCTCAATTTCACTTGGCGTATTGTGGCTATTGATTGTAGAAAACATTGTGGGCGCAGTTAAATCCAGCACTTTGGAATGGTTGCCCGGAAGTCAGTTGGCAACAGTTGCTGCTGGTGGAACCGAAACAATTAGTTATACCCATGCCCTTTCGCTTTCTGGGATTTACGTGGGAATCGCTTTGGTTATCGCAACCGTTCTATTCACAAAACGAGATGTAGCCAACTAG
- the folE gene encoding GTP cyclohydrolase I FolE has translation MGPEDGRALHPYDEARATAAVRELLLALGEDPDREGLKETPARVARAFKENFEGLWKSPEEVLTTTFDIGHEELVIIRDIEVFSHCEHHLTPFHGVAHVGYIPRGKITGLSKVARLVDLFARRPQVQERLTTQIADAMVKILDPMGVIVIIDCEHLCMSMRGVRKSQARTTTSAVRGVLRDPATRAEAISLITNR, from the coding sequence ATGGGACCTGAAGATGGGCGCGCTCTGCACCCATACGATGAAGCGCGCGCAACTGCTGCAGTTCGCGAACTTCTTCTTGCACTCGGTGAAGATCCAGATCGCGAAGGTTTAAAAGAGACTCCAGCGCGCGTTGCCCGCGCCTTTAAAGAGAACTTTGAAGGACTCTGGAAGTCGCCAGAAGAGGTGTTAACAACCACCTTTGATATCGGCCATGAAGAGTTGGTAATCATCCGCGATATCGAAGTATTTTCACATTGCGAACACCACTTAACTCCATTCCACGGAGTCGCACATGTTGGATATATCCCGCGCGGCAAAATTACGGGACTTTCCAAAGTTGCACGTTTAGTTGATTTATTTGCCCGTCGCCCACAGGTGCAAGAGCGCTTAACAACTCAAATTGCCGATGCGATGGTGAAGATTCTCGATCCGATGGGCGTTATCGTAATTATCGATTGCGAACATTTATGTATGTCGATGCGCGGAGTTCGTAAATCACAAGCTCGCACAACCACAAGCGCGGTACGTGGTGTTCTGCGCGATCCAGCAACACGAGCTGAAGCGATCAGCCTGATCACCAACCGCTAA
- the ftsH gene encoding ATP-dependent zinc metalloprotease FtsH, translating to MEKKKIDGKNLLKKKSSTNSKSVKKTPKKAPTSRAGKIFRGPLFWIVAAILAVTIFGQITGAGNRYTQIDTSRALAAISQSEVESAVLVDRSQKIRLILKPGVLIKGDSKVEASYIARQEPTLIDALSANSPVKGWTVEVPSQSLFLSFLFSIFPILLIGFLFFFLMSRAQGGNRVFSFGKSRAKLQDNDVPQNTFADVAGADEAIAELEEIKDFLANPPKYALLGAKIPKGVLLYGPPGTGKTLLARAVAGEAQVPFYSISGSDFVEMFVGVGAARVRDLFAQAKTNAPAIVFVDEIDAVGRQRGAGMGGGHDEREQTLNQLLVEMDGFETGGQVILIAATNRPDVLDPALLRPGRFDRQIAVDRPDLKGREEILKVHAKTKPLSDEVDLITYARRTPGFTGADLANVLNEAALLAAREEKKVISNSQIDEAIDRVMAGPQRKSRIMSDDERRVTAYHEAGHALVAHALPHTDPVHKITIMPRGRALGYTMVLPDDDKYSTTRNQLLDQLAYSLGGRAAEELIFHDPSTGASNDIEKATALARAMVTQYGMTETIGAIKLGADASEPFMGRDYGHQRDYSENVAATVDAEIRKFIENAHQEAFDILVENRVTLDAMVLQLLEKETLNKEEIAKIFKKVNSWPRRPAWTGSATRIPSQQPPVDVPERIVIEPDVEKKPSRVRKSAKKDSDQE from the coding sequence ATGGAAAAAAAGAAAATTGATGGCAAGAATTTGTTGAAGAAGAAAAGTTCAACAAATTCGAAGAGCGTTAAGAAGACCCCCAAGAAGGCGCCGACTTCCCGCGCTGGAAAGATTTTTCGCGGTCCACTCTTCTGGATAGTTGCAGCAATCTTGGCGGTAACTATCTTCGGACAAATAACTGGAGCCGGTAACCGTTATACCCAAATCGATACCTCACGCGCACTCGCTGCAATTTCACAATCCGAAGTTGAATCTGCGGTCTTGGTTGATCGATCACAAAAGATTCGTTTGATCCTAAAGCCAGGCGTATTAATCAAAGGCGATAGCAAAGTCGAAGCTTCATATATTGCCCGCCAAGAGCCAACGCTTATCGATGCTTTAAGCGCGAACTCTCCTGTAAAAGGCTGGACCGTTGAAGTTCCATCACAATCGCTATTTCTTTCTTTTCTCTTCTCAATATTCCCAATTCTCTTAATTGGCTTCCTGTTCTTCTTCTTGATGAGCCGCGCGCAAGGTGGAAATCGCGTCTTCTCATTTGGAAAATCTCGCGCCAAATTACAAGATAACGATGTTCCACAAAATACCTTTGCCGATGTAGCTGGCGCTGATGAAGCGATCGCCGAGCTAGAGGAGATAAAAGACTTTCTCGCTAACCCACCTAAGTACGCACTCCTTGGCGCGAAGATTCCTAAAGGCGTCCTTCTCTACGGCCCTCCCGGAACCGGTAAGACACTTCTTGCTCGTGCAGTAGCAGGAGAAGCGCAAGTTCCTTTCTATTCAATCTCTGGTTCAGATTTCGTTGAAATGTTCGTTGGTGTTGGTGCAGCGCGAGTTCGCGATTTATTTGCGCAGGCAAAGACCAATGCACCCGCAATTGTCTTCGTAGATGAAATTGATGCAGTTGGTCGCCAGCGCGGCGCCGGTATGGGTGGCGGTCACGACGAACGCGAACAAACTCTTAACCAACTTCTTGTCGAGATGGATGGATTTGAAACTGGCGGTCAAGTTATCTTGATCGCAGCAACTAACCGCCCAGATGTACTTGATCCTGCGCTATTGCGTCCAGGTCGTTTCGATCGCCAGATCGCAGTTGATCGCCCAGATCTAAAGGGTCGCGAAGAAATTCTCAAAGTGCATGCCAAGACCAAACCACTTTCAGATGAAGTAGATCTAATTACTTATGCACGTCGTACTCCAGGATTTACTGGTGCAGATCTAGCAAACGTTCTTAACGAAGCTGCGCTTCTTGCCGCACGCGAGGAGAAGAAGGTAATTTCAAATAGCCAGATCGATGAAGCAATTGATCGCGTAATGGCTGGTCCGCAGCGTAAATCAAGGATTATGTCTGATGATGAACGTCGCGTTACCGCTTATCACGAAGCTGGCCACGCACTTGTTGCGCATGCACTTCCACATACTGATCCAGTTCACAAGATTACGATCATGCCGCGCGGTCGCGCACTTGGTTACACAATGGTTCTGCCAGATGATGACAAGTACTCAACAACTCGTAATCAGTTGTTAGATCAACTTGCTTACTCACTCGGAGGACGTGCTGCTGAAGAGTTAATCTTCCATGACCCATCAACTGGCGCATCAAATGATATTGAAAAGGCAACCGCACTAGCCCGCGCCATGGTTACGCAATACGGAATGACCGAAACTATCGGTGCCATCAAGCTCGGCGCAGATGCATCAGAACCATTTATGGGTCGCGATTATGGTCACCAACGTGATTACTCTGAAAACGTTGCGGCAACCGTTGATGCTGAGATCCGTAAATTTATTGAAAATGCGCACCAAGAAGCCTTTGATATCTTGGTTGAAAACCGCGTGACTTTAGATGCGATGGTGCTGCAGCTTCTTGAGAAAGAGACTCTCAATAAAGAAGAGATAGCAAAGATCTTTAAGAAAGTTAACTCTTGGCCACGCCGTCCGGCCTGGACAGGTTCAGCAACGCGTATTCCTTCACAGCAACCACCGGTTGATGTTCCAGAACGTATTGTCATCGAACCAGATGTGGAAAAGAAACCTTCACGAGTTCGCAAGAGCGCAAAGAAAGATTCCGATCAAGAGTGA
- the folP gene encoding dihydropteroate synthase → MKIMGILNVTPDSFADGGKHDTYEKAVARGLEMIAEGVDIIDIGGESTRPGADRVSAAEEQSRVLPVIKKLSQTGVPISIDTMRAETAALAIEAGASIVNDVSGGLADDLMHESVAEMGCPYILMHWRSHSKDMNSLATYGDVVKEVIAEMQLQIDLALKAGIARNNLIIDPGLGFSKEAEHNWEILNRIGEFTELGYPVLIGGSRKRFLGGSTPDEREEATIALTKSLLDKSIWAVRVHSVKPHKDLVVNHG, encoded by the coding sequence ATGAAGATCATGGGCATTTTAAATGTCACACCTGATTCATTTGCAGATGGTGGCAAGCATGACACTTACGAAAAGGCGGTTGCTCGCGGTTTAGAGATGATCGCCGAAGGCGTAGACATAATCGATATTGGCGGCGAATCAACTCGGCCGGGTGCGGATCGGGTATCCGCCGCAGAAGAACAATCTCGAGTCTTGCCAGTTATAAAAAAACTTTCGCAAACCGGAGTTCCCATAAGTATCGACACAATGCGCGCCGAAACAGCAGCGCTAGCAATTGAAGCTGGCGCAAGTATCGTCAACGATGTAAGTGGCGGGCTAGCTGATGACTTGATGCATGAAAGCGTTGCCGAAATGGGTTGCCCATATATTTTGATGCATTGGCGCAGTCATTCCAAAGATATGAATTCGCTTGCGACATACGGCGATGTGGTCAAAGAAGTAATTGCAGAAATGCAGTTGCAGATCGATCTAGCGTTAAAGGCTGGAATTGCCCGCAATAACTTGATAATTGATCCAGGCTTAGGTTTTTCTAAAGAGGCCGAACATAACTGGGAGATCTTAAATCGCATAGGTGAATTCACTGAACTTGGATATCCAGTGCTAATTGGAGGATCGCGCAAACGTTTCCTTGGGGGCAGCACTCCTGATGAGCGTGAAGAAGCGACGATAGCGCTCACCAAATCTTTACTTGATAAAAGTATTTGGGCAGTTAGAGTTCATAGCGTGAAACCTCATAAAGATTTAGTTGTAAACCATGGCTGA